The DNA sequence TTCTATTAGGCCATTTTTTTAGGTGCCACTGATGTGTTGCTCTTGGAGGTGTTTCCTGACTGATTCCTCGTTTGGTTAAGGATGTTTGTCCCTCACGAGACACTCTAGACGCGGAAGCCTATTCCACTTCTTCAAAATccccagaatgaatctaagataactaAAGAAATCTGTAATAAATGTGGATATTTTTGCAGAGGCTGTTTTACATCTAGGTAAGGTGTTTGATGCAGTATTTCTCACGATAAGACAAAACAtcgcacttttttttttaaatgtaggtaAACAAagctgggcaggtctgtctcactgtcctgTACTATTGGATAGAGCTCAATCACCGCAGCTGTTCATCCCATGTTAGTGGGAAAATGTACATCGTCAAATCAAAACTCAACCTTCATTTACCCCGTTGTGACGCACGGATGTTCCAAATTCAGTTTTAGACCAGACTGGCTTTATGACTAAAATGATCCTAgttacactttgtagtacattttgacACTAGCTGTTTTGGACTCGTCGTTTTCAAAGGGATTCGTTGCTTTTTAAAGGCAATCGCTCTTTAAACTAGGACGCTGGTACACAGGCAGTACAGTttgtggcggtaatgcaccatactGTTGGATGTAACCgccgataaaccccacagaagatGACTAGGCGGGGGTGACAACACTAGCTAGTGTACTGATAGACCTTCGCCCCCACCTGTCGGGCACTGCTTTCCCGCAGTTCTGGTAATGACAGCGAGGGCAGGCGGCGGGAGTGAGGGACATTGTGCGAGCAATGAGGACTGGTACACAGGAGGAGGGGGCGACATCGGTAGATAGTTTTTCCGGGGTGAAGGACACTAAAATAATActtttatttcccctttaaccCATATTTGAATCGCATAGACAATCAGGGGAAATCCAGTATATCAAAAGTTCTACACAAGCATGAAGATGTCGCGCTCGAGGGGGGGCGTTCATGCAGAAACCAATGGGAACAACATGCAGGAACCCTACGAATTGTGCTCCGCAATTGGTTCAGAGTGCAGTTACTTCACTTACTGCTATTTGCCTTGCTTTTTGCCTTGTTTTTTACTTAGAttatgaactacatttttcattAAGCGCTTTAAAAACATGCGACAATAGCAAGCCTATCCTCTCATATTATTGAACATGCAATTACTGTAATGAAGCATGGAATGCATAATTTTCAAACctttgccaaaatgcaatttgcgGGAAAACACTCTTCTAAAAGACGCACTTGATAAGAACAGTTTCATGTGACCGATATTAACATCTTCATTAGAAATTTAGAGGGAAAATGTAAATATGCAACAACTAGGaagggttgttaatatgactaggattgtgacTTTGGCATCttgacaatgaaagaaagttgatataaAAACCAGTAGAACATGAGAGAAAGGCTGTGAAACGTTTTGCTTAGTTAGCTGCTTTTTGCACCTCTCGCCCAATGCTCCCTGTAGCCTGCCTAGCAACTAGTCTCCGCTCTCGGCTCACTGACAGCCGTTAGTTGACATAAGAAAGCTACTTTCTAACTCGCTGTACATTAATATTTTCGGCTAAATAACAATTCCCGTCGACCAAGACACAGTGCCTGTTTTTTAAGACCGATTTTGTTAAATTCGGACACCAATTTAATTCCACAGAATTATGCAAGTTAACCGATAGACTGATAAGTATGAcggtcaaatgtattttcggtgACTAATGGTTAACCTTTATGAACATCCTTACTGCAGTTACTGTGGTCTGCCTTGCTATTCTACCGAGCTCCGAGTTCAGGCCAACCTGATCATAATCACGCACACACCATAATACTGGCAGTGATCCAGTTATCACCAGAATAAACATACCACAGTCCTGCGAAACAATTACGATAAAACTGCAAATACCCATAAATGGTAAGAAAGATAAAACAAAATATGTAAAAGCTAGCTAAGATAAAGCAAATGACAAGGTTATAATGATAGTTATACAATGTGAAATATTTATTAAGTAAACATTCTCCGTGATGAAATATTTCTTATGGTGAAAAAATGATTGAGGGTTACTTAAATACAACATTCAAAACGTGAAAACATAACTACATAAAACTGTTAAATAAAGTTggaatgtaaactcagcaaaaaaagaaacttccctttttcagcaccctgtctttcaaagatcattgtAAAAATCcatataacttcacagatcttcattgtaaaggatttaaacactgtttcccatgcttgttcaatgaaccataaacaattaatgaacatgcacctgtggaacagtcattaagacaccaacagcttacagacggtaggcaattaagttcacagttatgaaaacttaggacactaaagaggcctttctactgactctgaaaaacaccaaaagaaagatgcccagggtccctgctcatctgcgggaatgtgccttaggcatgctgcaaggaggcatgaggactgcagatgtggccaggacaataaattgcaatgtccgtactgtgagacgcctaagacagcgctacagggagacaggacggacagctggtcgtcctcgcagtggcagaccacgtgtaacaacacttgcacaggatcagtacatccgaacatcacacctgcgggacaggtacaggatagcaacaacaactgcccgagttacaccaggaacgcacaatcactccatcagtgctcagactgtccacaataggctgagagaggctggactgagggcttgtaggcctgttgtaaggcaggtcctcaccagacatcaccggcaacaacgtcgcctatggacacaaacccaccgtcactggaccagacaggactggcgaaaagtgctcttcactgacgagtcgtggttttgtctcaccaggggtcggattcgcatttatcgtcgaaggaatgagcattacaccaaggcctgtactctggagccggatcgatttggaggaggtggagggtccgtcatggtctggggcggtgtgtcacagcatcataggactgagcttgttgtcattgcaggcaatctcaacgctgtgcgttgcaagacatcctcttccctcatgtggtacccttcctgcaggctcatcctgacatgaccctccagcatgacaatgccaccagccatactgctctttctgtgcgtgatttcctgcaagacaggaatgtcagtgttctgccatggccagcaaataggccggatctcaatcctattgagcacgtctgggacctgttggatcggagggtgaggatcTAGGGCtattcccctcagaaatgtccaggaacttgcaggtgccttggtggaagagtggggtaacatctcacagcaagaactggcaaatctggtgcagtccttgaggaggagatacactgcagtacttaatgcagctggtggccacaccagatactgacttgttacttttgattttgaccccccctgttcagggacacattattccatttctgttagtcccatgtctgtggaacttgttcagtttatgtctcagttgttgagtcttgttatgttcatacaaatatttacaaatgttaagtttgctgaaaataaacgcagttgacagtgagaggacgtttctttttttgctgagtttagttagaACTCTCAAACTGTTTCCATCAAAAAGAAAAGCAACAATTTAGATTGTAGATACTGCACCTTGCTTTTGCATTACCCATACAGTTGTTTAAGGTCATACAAAAGGCAGAGTGCAGTATCAGCATAGGGGTCAGATCAGTGGTCAGGGTTGATATGCAGAAAAAAATTAATTCATAATAAGATAATCCATCAATGCATTACCActtacattgccttcagaaactattcacacctcttgactttttccacattttcttgttacAAATTGGGATTAAAATTAATTTAATCTACAGTGGATAAAAAATTCAACTAATATATCttcattagataagtattcaaccccctgagttaatacatgttagaatcacctttggcagctgaGTCTTTTTGGTAaaaacacctggattgtacaatattattTGCACGTTATTCTTTTTAAAactcctcaagctctgtcaagttggttgttgatcatcgcaagatggccattttcaagtcttgtcatagattttcaagctggtttaagtcaaaactgtaactaggccactcaggagcaGTCAATGTcaacttggtaagcaactccagtgtatatttggccttgagttttaggttattgtcctgctgaaaggtgaatttgtctttaGAAGGcggactgaagcaggttttcctctaggattttgcctgtgctcagctcttcatttatttttatcgttaaaaaaactccctagtgcTTGCCGAAGAagagcatatccataacatgatgcagtcaccaccatcCTTGAAAATATtgtatgaagagtggtactcggtgatgtgatggatttgccccaaacataccgtgccttcagagagtattgatatattctcacccatctacacatactccataatgacaaagtgaaaacatgtttttacacattttgcaaatttattgaaaatgaaatacagaaatttctcatttacataagtattcacacccctttactatGATGCTccaaaattgagctcaagtgcatccaatttcctttgattatTCTTgcgctacaacttgattggagtgcacctgtggccaattcaattgtttggacgtGATTAAGAAataaacacacctgtctatataaggtaccacagttgacagtgtttgtcagagcagaaactaccatgaagtccaaggaactgtctgtagagTTCTGAGATGTGATGAGGCATATagctggggaagggtataaaacaatttctagggtgttgaaagtttccaagagcataGTGGTCTccattgggaaattgaaaaaatatggaactacccagactctgcctagagctggccgtctgaccaaactgggcaagaaggaccttggtcagagaggtgaccaagatcccaGTAACCACCCTGatagaactacagagttccttggcagagatgggagaacctgccagaaggacaacagtctctattgcacttcaccaatctgggcttcaTGAGAgggtggccagaaggaagccactcctgagagcATAAGGCAAAATATTATGTGGTCTGATCAGGCAAAATtgttactctttggcctgaatgcaaagcactcAAAGCTCAACACCTGTCTAACACCAACCCTACTGTGaggcatggtgatggcagcatcatgctttggggatgcttttcagtgaaagggactgggagactagtgaggATAGAGGGAACAGTGAATAGAgataaatacaggcaaatcctagaTGAGAAcatgcttcagagtgcaaatgacCTTTGACTGGGGGCCAAGATTTACattccaataggacaatgacccaaaacatacagCCAAAGCATTTCTGCAATGGATTcagaataaaaatgtaaaagtcattgagtggcccagccaaagctcaaacttgaatcccattgaaattctgtggaaagacttgaagattgctgttcactgccACTCCATAtctaatttaacagagcttgagactATCTGcgaggaagaatgggagaaaattcACAAATCCAAAGCTGATATAGACATACCCAaaacgactcaaagctgtaatcactgccaaaagagcttctacaaagtattgactcgggtgtgaatacttatgtaaatgagatttcatttttaataaacaatgtctaaacatgttttcactctgtcattatgggttattgtgtgtagatgggtgagattcttatttatttaatccatttacaattcaggctgtaacataacatttgtaaaaagtcaaggggtgtgaatacttaattaaggcactgtatctacctaCACCATATTTGGCTGGGTAGAAAAATAAAACTCCAGGCATTTTTCTCAGTTTCACTGTTTGCGTAGCTAGTCCTCTTTGCCTTTATAGGGCAGTATAAATATCTAGTTAAAACTCGAGTTGATGTTCAGTATCTTCTCCTTCAAGTCGAAACACAGCTTGCCCATAATGTTTGCACTACAGTGACAAATCAGGGATATACTGTAGCTTGAAAAAtgtacctcaatccagggatggaAGGTGTCGCTGATAATGATATAATTAGAAGATTGAAATGCTGCTTGCTAATGCTAAACCAGCCCATTGGATTCCACAACCCTTCCGGCAGCTGCTCACCCAAACACTAGGCGCCACCTGGAATCCAATGGCCTGCTTTAGCGAGCCTTTATAGAACAGTTGTGTATGTATTTTTTACTGTGCATGATTTAAAAGTTGTCTGTCATGAAAAACTTATTGAAATAGGATGTTGCTTGGTATGTGCACTCAGGTATGTCTAAAGGCTGTAGATCTATATATCATAGAGATGTATCATTCAGTTGTATCATTCAGTTCTATTTAATTCTGTGGTATACAAATAACCTCTGCACCTTCCCTCCAGACTCCTTgcagctctctctcgctgtttctgAAGAGAATGTTCCCCTTgagcaggagtggagccccagtctgggGCAGGAGGACCCAGAGCCCACACAGATTAAACAGGAACAGGAGGAACTCGGGGCCAGtaaggaggaagagcagcttcaagGGCAGGAGGCTAATATCATAGAGTTCAATTTACCTCATCTTTATTTGAAAAGTGATTGTGATCAGGAAAACCCTCTTCATTCTTTGACTCTTCCCCAAACCCAGACtgtggagaacagagacagtgcCTCTAAACCAGTGGATCTCACACCTTTTGTCACTGTTACCCACCTGAAGAGTCTTGACATTCCCTGTGACACTCCAGATAATCAAAACAATGCCTACAGCCACAGCTCAGCTGTAAGCAGTGACCCAGTAGGACTTGACAGCAGCCCACCATTGCATTCCAACCCATCAATGGGGGAACACTGTTCCAAACCCAGCACCACGTCTAGAAAAACTCACCGCTGCTGTGATTGTGGTGAAATGTTTGCTCTGAAAGCTGACCTGCAGGGGCATGTGACTCTCACCAAGAAGAGACCCAGTGAATGCCGCCTCTGCAAAAAACGCTACATCTCCACCTGTAAATTGAAGGCCCATGTCAGACTCTGTCACGTGGAGAAACCCTGCACCTGCCCCTTTTGTGGAAAGACCTTCAAACTCAAAGGAGATCTGTCCAGACATATGaggattcacacaggagagaaaccatttagctgtggagACTGTGGTAAGAGTTTCAATCAGAAGGGACACCTAACAGAACATATaaggactcacacaggagagaaaccatttagctgtggagACTGTGGGAAAAGTTTCATTCAGAAGGGGGACCTAAGGAGGCATGTACTGACTCACaccggagagaaaccatttagctgtggtgactgtgggaaaagcttcaatcgGAAGGGGAACCTGAACTTGCACatactgactcacacaggagagaacgTCCACAAATGAAGAAACAAGTAAAGAAAACAGAATGAAAAATCAAAGAGGAAATTAATTAGGACAAAGGCATCTTGTCTGAAGATGGCCAACACTCTTTGGAAAAGCAAAGCAAAGCAACTCTGGATCATTCATTCTCTGGATTTCAGATAAATAGATGTCATGAATTtacttttgtaaaatgttctatgTAAAAAAAGTTACAGTTTTATTTAATCTAACAGTACAGAGTAGTTTAAAACAATAACATGGTCTGCTTTTCAAAGTCTCTTGATGTATTCACTTCATTATAAACAGGAATTCCTGGTCGTTTGTTTCAGGAATGTCTGGAAAATAGTCTGACAGATGTTATTgacataaaaaaaattatactcCAATAAAATGTGTACTTGCATTTGTCCAATATCAGTTTTCATCAATGTTGTATTAATGCTGCTCATTTATGATATTGATTTAatcttgtatatatatatttttaaatactgTTATTGTTCATACAGTGTCTATGGTAGGAAACTACAGACTGATATATGGTACATTTTGTGTTTCCCTTATGGATATGAGTAGGATTTGTGGAGCCATTggaggctaaactgatcctagacctgtatGTCTAAGGGTAATGTCTGGACCTTTATAGCCAAGGACTGTGACCATACCCCTCTTTGTTGTCTGTTCCCCCAGAATCACTACATCACCAAACATAGCACAATCTGCAGCACTAACTGGAGATACTGTCCTCAGACATTGAAAATCAAGAGCTCGATTCTATCGTATCACTGAAGAGCCGTGGTATAGCGCAAtttaaatgtaaaggtaatttccgaatTTCCGATTGAGTCGACATATGCCGTTTTTTCTTAGTGTGAATGCAATCACGCGACGGCAGCAATATTGCTTTTAAATTTCATTCGCGATTGAGTCGAGCCCCGAATTCCATAGGCTTATACCAAGATTCTGATCCCTTTCATGCACAGACCGAAATCTCACTAATTTACAATGCCTGCTTCTTCGTATATCTGAAAGGGGTAggtggtaaaaaaacaaaaaaaaattaaaataaaatacacttaAAGACCTAGAGCTTTGGTCAATCCATATCACGGAAATGTAGCATTACAGCCTTACTTCAATTGAAAGACTATGTTAgaggagactgcattcatggtaaccGCTGTTTATGTAggctcaatcagaaatgaccTTAACATTTCTAccgcgatacagattgaataaaACCCCTAGTCATGATTCCTGCGTTATCAAAGACCATGTACTCAATatacaggtatcaggtctgtgtgaatggttctctgcgTTTCAGCAGGTAACTTCATTAACACTTCCATTGATTAACACCTCCCGAATTTGAAACGCAAACAACATGGTTTAAAAACACCTCCCTGTCCCCAACCCTCCCAATTTGTCAGTTACCCACTGATATGTATAACATGGGTATAACTGCAAGAAAGTGGTAAATAGGGGGCTGTATGAAAAGGGGTCAtataaaaatatttgtatttttacaggTAATATACTACATCTTCTGTCTGAAATGAGTATTGTAGTGATAAGCTAAACCAAGACACATGTATATGGTAAGATTCAGTAATACTTGCAGCTCAACAGTAAAGGtgctgatggtgatggtggggagtCATGTGATGCTACGAAGAAAGGTGCTTGTCTGAAAGGAGCCTCCAGATAAAACCCTCCCAATTTCTTCAAAGTTCGATAGAATAGTCAATTTAGTATAATTGTTTTTGAGGGgaaagttacagttgaagtcggaagtttcatacaccttagccaaatacatttaaactcagcttttcacaattcctgacatttaatctaagtaaaaattccctgttttaggtcagttaggatcaccactttattttaacaatgtgaaatgtcagaataatagcagagagtattattcatttcagcttttatttatttcatcacattcccagtgggtcagaagtttacatacactcaattagaatttggtagcattgcctttaaattgtttaacttgggtcaaacgttttgggtagccttccacaagcttcccacaataagttgggtgaattctggcccattcctcctgacagagctggtgtaacagagtcaggtttgtaggcctccttgctcgcacacgctttatcagttctgcccacaaattttctataggattgaggccagggctttgtgatggctactccaacaccttgactttgttgtctttgaGCCATTTTGTCATatgctttggaagtatgcttggggtcattgtccatttggaagacccatttgcgaccaagctttaatttcctgactgatgtcttgagatgtttcttcaatatatccacatcattttcctacctcatgatgccatctattttgtgaagtgcaccagtcccccctgcagcaaaaAACGCACACAACATGTTGCTGATATATATGAGAAAGGAGTGCTTATGTCCTATCAGGACCTGAAGGATAAATGTAATTTGCCAGATAAGGGAGATTTCTGGAAATACTTACAACTAAGGAGCTGCATGGCATCTCTTATAAGTATTAACCTCCAGAGAGATGGAAACTTGTTAGAACACAATTGTTACCAGGAATATCACACTTTGCTTCAGTGTTTTATAAAAGAGTCTCATATGCACAATATGGAAATTATGAGAATGTAAGGTTGATTTGGCAGAGGAATCTTAATTGTGACATTGAGGAGGATGTATGGAAAAAATATTGTTTACAATGTAGGGTGGTGTACCAGGGATATAAGGGGTATGTTTACACATTATAAGGTTGTTCATAGGTACTACTGGACCCCAGTTAGATTATATAAAATGGGTTTATTGTTAAATAATTTATGCTGGAAATGCAAGGGTGAAGTAGGTACCTTTCTGCATGCTATATGGGGATGGTGCTCACGTTTTGGAAAGAGGTTTTTAAAAAGCTTGAAGAATGGGTGGGACAGCCTACCTCAGAGTCCCCACAGCTGTGCTTATTAGGGGATATACACCATTGaccaaaagttttagaacacctactcattcaagggtttttctttatttggactattttctacattgtagaataatagtgaagacatcaaaactatgaaataacacatatggaatcatgtagtaaccaaaaaaagtgttaaacaaatcaaaatatgttttatatttgagattcttcaaatagccactctttgcactgatgacagctttgcacactcttggcattctctcaaaatttcaggagaggaaagggaaatTTAGTATGATATGGGAACACTTTTTGAATTATAATAAGGGACCGgaaggttgaccttccaacaggacaatgtcttaagcacacagccaagacatgcaggagtggcttcggggcaagtctctgaatgtctttgaatggccaagccagaacccggacttgaacccgatcgaacatctctggagggacctgaaaatagctgtacatcGACGCCATGCCGAAAAATCTCTCCAATTGGGTTTAGGAATGGGGAATATGATGGGAGGTATAGAACAATAAATTGTGGGTGGTCGATGAACCAGTTGCGGACCAGAGCAGCCCGGTGGAAACTCACGTTGTACCAGATGACAACAtacctgggctgctctggtccACCCCTCTGCTCGGCTGGAATGAGGATGCCATGTAGTGTGTCCAGGAATGTGATGAGAAGGGCGGTGTTGTAGGGACCAAGGTTGGCATGGTGATGGAGGATGCCTTGCTGGCTAACGGCTGCACATGGTGATATTCCctccacgctgtccagggacattcacaatggcACGGTGGCCAATAATGTTCCGTCCCTTCTTTTGGCTaggttgaagccagcctcatcAATGTAAATATAAACGTGCTGAATTGCAGCGGCATCCAGCTCCAAGACTCTGAAACAGACAAGACAATATGTGACATAGACCTAGTAGACCTAGAGCAGTCAATAAGGTGAGGCACAATACACtgtattacagtactgtaatgtGTCTATACAGTGCTGATATGATAGTAAATTCACAGTATAGTACTTACTTGCACATATTCATAGTGCTGTTCTTTAACCGTCTCTGAGTTtcgctcaaatggcaccctgtagacctgTTTCATCCGGTTTCGGTTGCGCTGTAATACACGGTCCAATGTAGACAAGCCCACCTGGTGAATGTTAT is a window from the Salmo trutta chromosome 38, fSalTru1.1, whole genome shotgun sequence genome containing:
- the LOC115178150 gene encoding zinc finger protein 510, with protein sequence MSKLQLLHVFLNERLTAAAVEIFGAVEKTVAEYQEENYRLRRLLRITPDVKQYSLQLSLAVSEENVPLEQEWSPSLGQEDPEPTQIKQEQEELGASKEEEQLQGQEANIIEFNLPHLYLKSDCDQENPLHSLTLPQTQTVENRDSASKPVDLTPFVTVTHLKSLDIPCDTPDNQNNAYSHSSAVSSDPVGLDSSPPLHSNPSMGEHCSKPSTTSRKTHRCCDCGEMFALKADLQGHVTLTKKRPSECRLCKKRYISTCKLKAHVRLCHVEKPCTCPFCGKTFKLKGDLSRHMRIHTGEKPFSCGDCGKSFNQKGHLTEHIRTHTGEKPFSCGDCGKSFIQKGDLRRHVLTHTGEKPFSCGDCGKSFNRKGNLNLHILTHTGENVHK